From one Streptomyces sp. ICC1 genomic stretch:
- a CDS encoding plasmid mobilization relaxosome protein MobC, giving the protein MHDAHRELPTTQKEMITGLNSPARYGVGPSKGRSNAASAPGVAETEPRREGAPGQEGAVVDAGLPVVVRAADAAALYRVARRRARQEVQRTQRVDVRYSADEKTEILAEARRLGLAGAHLVGAIVMAYLDGHFEIPGQRTSHDDLIDELVALRAEIAPIGNNVNQIAFKLNSGGRPHPVDRAVLAQAERVLALARTAAEAIELAAGRTSIAKRAA; this is encoded by the coding sequence ATGCACGATGCGCACCGCGAACTTCCCACCACCCAGAAGGAGATGATCACCGGCCTCAACAGCCCAGCAAGGTATGGCGTTGGACCGTCCAAGGGCCGGTCCAACGCAGCCTCCGCCCCGGGGGTGGCGGAGACAGAACCCCGGCGCGAGGGCGCACCGGGGCAGGAAGGGGCGGTCGTCGACGCCGGACTACCGGTTGTCGTACGTGCCGCTGACGCGGCCGCGCTGTACCGCGTCGCCCGCCGCCGTGCCCGTCAGGAAGTCCAGCGCACCCAGCGTGTCGACGTCCGCTACAGCGCCGACGAGAAGACGGAGATCCTCGCCGAGGCCCGTCGCCTCGGCCTCGCCGGCGCGCACCTCGTCGGCGCGATCGTCATGGCCTACCTCGACGGCCACTTCGAGATCCCCGGCCAGCGCACGTCCCACGACGACCTGATCGACGAACTCGTCGCCCTGCGCGCGGAGATCGCCCCGATCGGCAACAACGTCAACCAGATCGCCTTCAAGCTCAACTCCGGCGGCCGTCCCCACCCTGTGGACAGGGCCGTCCTGGCCCAGGCCGAACGTGTCCTCGCCCTCGCCCGGACTGCTGCCGAAGCGATCGAACTCGCCGCCGGCCGGACGTCCATCGCGAAGCGGGCGGCCTGA
- a CDS encoding mobilization protein has translation MIAKIGKAGANTRGVLNYLYGPGRANEHTDPHLVASWDGFAPDPGRDETATLARLASVLDLRVKQAGDRAPEKHVWHCSVRAAPEDRTLFDDEWATIARRVLNATGIAPAGDPDACRWVAVRHAEDHIHIVATKVRGDLREPRNWNDYVRAHKELAAIEKEYGLRQVTLGDRTAAKKPTRAEQEKARRTGTATTPRERLRTTVRTAVAAATSTEEFFTILHSTKVLVDIQHFPSGDIRGYKVALPGDTNAQGEPVWFSGSTLGPDLSYPKISERLAPTNPAPTERHAGRRRTAWQQVTDTADRIPDLLTETDDAAGQAHITVLAETLDVLPLIAPAAYKPQLAQAAAAFERASRSRIRARHQQAQATRRAIKAIVREPAPKDGALLAILLDAVLLAVVAAQHWHHTRHHDQQAEAARQTAEHLHAAYQAATIQPLTAIHQRGLRLPLPVQQRQAVLVRQALPDLAEQILAEPGWPALAATLTDTRSAGHDPAALLTQAARHRELDTAGSVSEVLVWRLHRIADLNQQPTTGAARRSAPPRVTKPATSADRPRTTR, from the coding sequence TTGATCGCGAAGATCGGCAAGGCCGGCGCCAACACCCGAGGCGTCCTGAACTACCTCTACGGCCCCGGCCGCGCCAACGAGCACACCGACCCCCACCTCGTGGCCTCGTGGGACGGCTTCGCCCCCGACCCCGGCCGCGACGAGACGGCTACCCTCGCCCGGCTCGCCAGCGTCCTCGACCTGCGGGTGAAGCAGGCAGGAGACCGCGCCCCGGAGAAGCACGTGTGGCACTGCTCGGTCCGGGCCGCGCCCGAAGACCGAACCCTGTTCGACGACGAGTGGGCAACGATCGCCCGCCGGGTCCTCAACGCCACCGGCATCGCGCCGGCAGGCGACCCTGACGCCTGCCGGTGGGTCGCGGTCCGCCACGCGGAGGACCACATCCACATCGTCGCCACCAAGGTCCGAGGCGACCTCCGCGAGCCCCGGAACTGGAACGACTACGTCCGCGCCCACAAGGAACTGGCCGCGATCGAGAAGGAGTACGGCCTGCGCCAGGTCACACTCGGCGACCGCACCGCCGCCAAGAAGCCGACCCGCGCCGAACAGGAGAAAGCCCGCCGCACCGGTACGGCCACTACGCCCCGCGAGAGGCTGCGCACCACCGTCCGTACCGCGGTAGCGGCTGCCACCAGCACCGAGGAGTTCTTCACCATCCTCCACAGCACCAAGGTGCTGGTGGACATCCAGCACTTCCCCTCCGGCGACATCCGCGGCTACAAGGTCGCCCTCCCCGGTGACACCAACGCCCAGGGTGAGCCCGTGTGGTTCTCCGGTTCCACCCTCGGACCCGACCTGTCCTACCCGAAGATCAGCGAACGCCTCGCACCCACCAACCCCGCCCCCACAGAGCGACACGCTGGCCGGCGGCGTACGGCGTGGCAGCAGGTCACCGACACGGCCGACCGCATCCCCGATCTGCTGACGGAGACCGATGACGCTGCGGGCCAGGCGCACATCACCGTGCTCGCCGAAACCCTCGACGTCCTCCCCCTGATCGCCCCCGCCGCCTACAAGCCACAGCTCGCTCAGGCAGCGGCCGCATTCGAGCGGGCCAGCCGCTCCCGCATCCGCGCCCGCCACCAGCAGGCGCAGGCCACACGCCGCGCCATCAAGGCGATCGTCCGGGAACCCGCGCCCAAGGACGGCGCCCTCCTCGCGATCCTCCTCGACGCCGTCCTTCTGGCCGTCGTCGCAGCACAGCACTGGCACCACACCCGCCACCACGACCAGCAGGCCGAAGCCGCCCGCCAGACAGCCGAACACCTGCACGCCGCCTACCAGGCAGCCACCATCCAGCCCCTGACCGCGATCCACCAACGCGGCCTGCGCCTGCCTCTACCCGTGCAACAGAGGCAGGCCGTCCTCGTCCGCCAGGCCCTGCCGGACCTGGCCGAGCAGATCCTCGCCGAACCCGGCTGGCCGGCCCTCGCCGCCACCCTCACCGACACCCGCAGCGCCGGCCACGACCCCGCCGCCCTGCTCACCCAGGCCGCCCGTCACCGGGAGCTCGACACCGCCGGCTCCGTCAGCGAAGTCCTCGTCTGGCGACTGCACCGCATCGCCGACCTGAACCAGCAACCCACCACAGGTGCCGCACGCAGGTCAGCCCCGCCCCGGGTCACCAAACCTGCCACCTCCGCCGACCGCCCCCGCACGACCCGATGA
- a CDS encoding ParB N-terminal domain-containing protein: protein MLTEVELHDLAESIKTEGQQKPIILDRDGVVLDGRNRLAACKRAGIEPRFTTYDGDNPTRLIFSNNIVRRHISKGQQAMITAMACSVSGHSLRTQAKLHDISRSRLSAANVVLQHAPDLAERVRLGTLGLDAAHDQARERKTHTEALLAQNERLQQHAPDLAEKAAEGHLTLDAAIAALDRRLEEERLRQLVRDSDALLLADRDATPAFSPLADRGDITWGQAAQLAEEHLTRRHEAILRTQQALQLIADNWAAVRDLAARHDTPYAQEILDGLTPEAHALTTHLTTTAT, encoded by the coding sequence ATGCTCACCGAGGTCGAACTGCACGACCTCGCCGAGTCCATCAAGACCGAGGGCCAGCAGAAGCCGATCATCCTCGACCGAGACGGCGTCGTTCTCGATGGCCGCAACCGCCTCGCCGCCTGCAAGCGCGCCGGCATCGAACCCCGCTTCACCACATACGACGGCGACAACCCCACCCGCCTGATCTTCAGCAACAACATCGTCCGCCGGCACATCAGCAAGGGCCAGCAGGCCATGATCACCGCCATGGCGTGTTCCGTTTCGGGACACTCCCTGCGGACCCAGGCCAAGCTCCACGACATCAGCCGCAGCCGCCTCTCCGCCGCCAACGTCGTACTCCAGCACGCCCCCGACCTAGCCGAACGAGTACGCCTCGGCACACTCGGCCTCGACGCCGCCCACGACCAGGCCCGCGAACGCAAGACCCACACCGAGGCGCTCCTCGCCCAGAACGAACGCCTGCAACAGCACGCCCCCGACCTCGCCGAGAAGGCCGCCGAGGGCCACCTCACCCTTGACGCCGCCATCGCCGCCCTCGACAGGCGACTCGAAGAGGAACGGCTCCGCCAGCTCGTGAGGGACTCCGACGCACTCCTCCTCGCCGACCGCGACGCCACACCCGCCTTCAGCCCGCTCGCCGACCGCGGCGACATCACCTGGGGGCAGGCAGCCCAGCTCGCCGAGGAACACCTCACCCGTCGGCACGAGGCCATCCTCCGCACACAGCAGGCCCTGCAACTGATCGCCGACAACTGGGCCGCCGTCCGTGACCTCGCAGCCCGACACGACACCCCCTATGCCCAGGAGATCCTCGACGGCCTCACCCCTGAAGCACACGCACTCACCACACACCTGACCACCACGGCCACCTGA
- a CDS encoding GNAT family protein codes for MTSVHLASPRLALREVEPEDNADLLAIYGDPEATRHLSFEPRTRDQAQGIIDRSIASAKDTPRTEYCLAITPLGEHRLIGYARLATEPQQAATIGFALNPAEWGKGLGTETVHLLCTLGFKALGLHRIWAARSPLNEASARTLLRAGMTEDGRIRDHVFVHGAWRDSITYSILEHEWTPIDTLESGAAGDVAAPATSPDGDSGQEP; via the coding sequence ATGACGTCAGTCCACCTGGCCAGCCCCCGCCTGGCGCTGCGCGAAGTCGAACCCGAAGACAACGCTGACCTCCTGGCCATCTACGGGGACCCCGAGGCCACCCGGCACCTCAGCTTCGAGCCCCGCACTCGCGACCAGGCCCAGGGGATCATCGACCGGTCCATCGCCTCCGCGAAGGACACCCCGCGAACCGAGTACTGCCTCGCCATCACCCCGCTCGGTGAACACCGGCTGATCGGCTACGCGCGCCTGGCGACCGAGCCTCAGCAGGCAGCCACCATCGGCTTCGCCTTGAACCCCGCGGAGTGGGGCAAGGGCCTCGGCACGGAGACCGTCCACCTGCTGTGCACGCTCGGCTTCAAGGCCCTGGGCCTGCACCGGATTTGGGCTGCGCGTTCGCCACTCAACGAGGCATCCGCGCGCACCCTCCTACGAGCAGGTATGACCGAGGACGGGCGGATCCGCGATCACGTCTTCGTTCACGGAGCCTGGCGAGACTCGATCACGTACTCGATCCTGGAGCACGAGTGGACACCGATCGACACCCTTGAGTCGGGTGCTGCCGGCGATGTTGCGGCGCCGGCGACCTCACCTGACGGTGACAGTGGACAGGAACCGTGA
- a CDS encoding XRE family transcriptional regulator, with translation MAETPTLLRVLTLRRHWQVYKTFLLRFEEAAHRLALDENDPSLGGLSVSKRQFERWYGGAVKTRPYPDQCRVLEAMFGVGVDLLLAPAPAPAASPTTPVESSLVIPPPRLSSVLLPSEQAQVLLAGGPFSSETRFEAGTTELERQVAMAARRALRFTAMAEGSSVGPETLGQIQDEVRRLTVAYPKLALPTLLGDLVEVQDLTFRLLEHGRVKPLQARELYLLAGITSGMLAKASHDLGNPSAAMMQARTAFVCADNADHHAMRAWVRSLQSLISYWAGRPSEAADYATLGQNTAGSVRGTTSVWLACLSARAHALLGDGEATRTAIQQAEEARTTLEPDDLDAFGGIMTFPVPRQLYYVAEATVHLGEDPALGESQSEAAVAAYRSATEDEWAFGDEAGAQTDLALARIARGEIEGAIEAVQPVLDLPIEQRNFGITSSAQRVHIALQAEGRRNRGAAASLREEIEAFTATPTSVLVR, from the coding sequence GTGGCTGAAACTCCCACGCTTTTAAGGGTCTTGACGCTGCGGAGGCACTGGCAGGTCTACAAGACCTTTCTGCTCCGGTTCGAGGAAGCGGCCCACCGCTTGGCGCTGGACGAGAACGACCCGTCGCTTGGGGGTCTGTCCGTCTCCAAGCGGCAGTTCGAGCGCTGGTACGGCGGCGCGGTGAAGACCCGCCCGTACCCGGATCAGTGCCGGGTACTGGAGGCCATGTTCGGCGTCGGCGTCGATCTCCTCCTCGCACCGGCACCCGCGCCTGCCGCCTCACCGACGACCCCGGTCGAGTCCTCACTCGTCATCCCACCGCCACGGCTGAGCTCTGTCCTCCTCCCATCCGAGCAGGCACAGGTGCTGCTTGCCGGTGGTCCGTTCAGCAGCGAGACCCGCTTCGAGGCGGGCACCACAGAATTGGAAAGGCAGGTTGCGATGGCGGCTCGTCGTGCGCTCCGGTTCACCGCGATGGCGGAGGGCAGCAGTGTCGGACCGGAGACCCTGGGCCAGATCCAGGACGAGGTGCGACGGCTGACCGTCGCGTATCCGAAGCTGGCGCTGCCGACCTTGCTCGGTGATCTGGTCGAGGTACAGGACCTCACCTTCCGGCTGCTGGAACATGGCAGGGTCAAGCCACTGCAGGCCCGCGAGCTCTACCTGCTCGCCGGGATCACCTCGGGCATGCTCGCCAAAGCCAGCCACGACCTGGGCAACCCGAGCGCGGCGATGATGCAGGCCCGCACCGCCTTCGTGTGCGCGGACAACGCCGACCACCACGCCATGCGTGCATGGGTCCGCTCCCTGCAGTCCCTCATCTCCTACTGGGCCGGGCGCCCCTCCGAGGCCGCTGACTACGCCACCCTCGGCCAGAACACCGCCGGGAGCGTCCGCGGCACCACCAGTGTCTGGCTGGCCTGTCTCTCCGCCCGCGCCCACGCGCTCCTCGGCGACGGCGAGGCCACCCGCACCGCCATTCAGCAGGCTGAGGAGGCCCGCACGACTCTCGAACCCGACGACCTCGATGCCTTCGGCGGCATCATGACCTTCCCGGTGCCCCGCCAGCTGTATTACGTCGCCGAGGCCACCGTGCACCTCGGCGAGGACCCCGCACTCGGCGAGAGCCAGTCGGAGGCCGCCGTCGCCGCGTACCGCAGCGCCACTGAGGACGAGTGGGCCTTCGGTGACGAGGCCGGCGCGCAGACAGACCTCGCCCTCGCCCGCATCGCCCGAGGCGAGATCGAGGGCGCCATCGAGGCGGTGCAGCCCGTGCTCGACCTCCCCATCGAGCAGCGGAACTTCGGCATCACCAGCAGCGCCCAGCGGGTCCACATCGCACTGCAGGCCGAGGGCCGGCGAAACCGAGGCGCGGCAGCAAGCCTGCGCGAGGAGATCGAAGCCTTCACGGCCACCCCGACATCGGTCCTCGTCCGGTGA